From a region of the Phragmites australis chromosome 21, lpPhrAust1.1, whole genome shotgun sequence genome:
- the LOC133904027 gene encoding glutathione S-transferase U17-like, with protein sequence MRASPFVLRVRMRLALSFRDLRYEYIEEEIFGNKSEILLKSNPVYKKVPVLIHNGKPVWESHIIGQFIDEVFGATGPSLLIADPYDRVVARFWAAYIDKVHATMQNTLFRIFIEEF encoded by the coding sequence ATGCGGGCGAGCCCGTTCGTGCTGCGGGTGAGAATGAGACTTGCCCTCAGCTTCAGGGACCTGAGGTATGAGTACATCGAGGAGGAGATCTTCGGCAACAAGAGCGAGATCCTTCTCAAGTCCAACCCGGTGTACAAGAAAGTGCCCGTGCTCATCCACAACGGCAAGCCCGTCTGGGAGTCGCATATCATTGGGCAATTTATTGACGAGGTCTTCGGCGCCACCGGCCCCTCTCTTCTCATCGCAGACCCCTACGACCGCGTCGTGGCTCGCTTTTGGGCTGCATACATTGACAAGGTACATGCCACCATGCAAAATACCCTGTTCCGTATTTTCATTGAAGAATTTTGA
- the LOC133903943 gene encoding glutathione S-transferase U17-like yields the protein MSETPAVRVIGLWSSPFVIRVLIALKLKGVEYEFVEEVVGKKSELLLKSNPVHKKIPVLLHHGKPISESLVIVQYIDEVWSSDGPAILPADRYARAVERFWAQYIDGVFPPAILTLKGTDDGDKDEAAGKLSAALQLLEEAFVKLSHGKHYFGGDSVGYLDIALGSYVGLVKAVEKIAGVSLLDEAKVPNLAVWADRLCAHPAVVDAIPDADKFVEFSVKYGSFSKPINAPK from the exons ATGTCAGAGACGCCCGCCGTGCGTGTGATCGGCCTGTGGTCGAGCCCGTTCGTGATCCGCGTCCTGATCGCGCTGAAGCTGAAGGGCGTCGAGTACGAGTtcgtggaggaggtggtgggcaAGAAGAGCGAGCTGCTGCTCAAGTCCAACCCGGTGCACAAGAAGATCCCCGTCCTGCTCCACCACGGCAAGCCCATCTCCGAGTCTCTGGTCATCGTCCAGTACATCGACGAGGTCTGGTCCTCCGACGGGCCTGCCATCCTCCCTGCCGACCGGTACGCCCGCGCCGTCGAACGGTTCTGGGCACAGTACATCGATGGCGTG TTCCCTCCGGCTATCCTTACACTCAAGGGAACGGATGACGGAGACAAGGACGAAGCGGCGGGGAAGCTGTCCGCCGCCCTGCAGCTTCTGGAGGAGGCGTTCGTGAAGCTCAGCCACGGGAAGCACTACTTCGGCGGCGACAGCGTCGGGTACCTGGACATTGCGCTGGGATCGTACGTCGGCTTGGTGAAGGCGGTGGAGAAGATCGCCGGTGTCAGTCTCCTGGACGAGGCGAAGGTTCCGAACCTGGCTGTATGGGCCGATCGGCTCTGCGCCCACCCGGCCGTGGTGGACGCGATCCCTGACGCGGACAAGTTCGTGGAGTTCAGCGTGAAGTATGGGTCATTTTCGAAGCCTATCAATGCTCCCAAGTGA
- the LOC133903487 gene encoding probable glutathione S-transferase GSTU6: MAGQGDELKLLGMFASPFVLRAKLALSFKGLSYEYLEEKDLHNNKSELLLKSNPVHKKVPVLIHNGKPVCESMIIVQYIDEAFAGVGPSLLPSEPHERAIARFWAAYIDEKLFISWMMVFRGKTDEEKAEGTKQSFAVAANLEGALRECSKGKPFFGGDGVGYVDVALGGFVAWVHAVEKLYGLKLFDAAKTPLLAAWLERFGALDAAKAVMPDVGKLVELAKMRQAQAAAAGGAAAAAAQGN; the protein is encoded by the exons ATGGCAGGCCAAGGCGATGAATTGAAGCTGCTCGGCATGTTCGCGAGCCCGTTCGTGCTGCGAGCGAAGCTCGCTCTCAGCTTCAAGGGCCTGAGCTATGAGTACCTCGAGGAGAAGGACCTCCACAACAACAAGAGCGAGCTTCTTCTCAAGTCCAACCCGGTGCACAAGAAAGTGCCAGTTCTCATCCATAATGGCAAGCCCGTCTGCGAGTCCATGATCATCGTGCAGTACATCGACGAGGCGTTTGCCGGTGTCGgcccctccctccttccctctGAACCGCACGAACGTGCCATCGCTCGCTTCTGGGCCGCCTACATTGATGAGAAG CTGTTCATCTCGTGGATGATGGTGTTCAGGGGCAAGACGGACGAGGAGAAGGCGGAAGGGACGAAACAGTCTTTCGCCGTGGCGGCCAACCTGGAGGGAGCTTTGAGGGAGTGCTCCAAGGGAAAGCCCTTCTTCGGCGGCGACGGTGTCGGGTACGTTGACGTCGCGCTGGGAGGCTTCGTCGCGTGGGTGCACGCCGTCGAGAAGCTGTATGGTCTGAAGCTGTTCGACGCCGCCAAGACCCCGCTCCTGGCGGCGTGGCTGGAGCGCTTCGGCGCACTCGACGCGGCCAAGGCGGTCATGCCGGACGTCGGGAAGCTCGTCGAGCTCGCCAAGATGAGGCAAGcccaagctgctgctgctggtggtgcggccgccgccgcggcccaAGGCAATTGA